The genomic DNA GATACCCCGTGGCCCAACGACAATTACGTCGCGGCGCTCGCTCAGGGAGTGCAGGAGTCGGCGGTGCGGAGCGTCAACGGCGTCGTGCTCGGGGCGGCCGGCCTGGTGTCAGTCGCCCAGGCGATGGCATCCGGCGACAACCTTGCGGTCTACCAGGCGGTGAAGGAATACATCGACGCCCCGATGTGGGCCGCGGATCCGGCCATCGAGGGGCTTGCCGAAGCGCTCCCCGAATCCCTCGGTGGCGGCACCAATCACAGCCCGACCGACCCGACCGGCGATGGCGCCCTCATGCAGTTCCGCAACAAGCAACTGATCGGTGCACGCGATTCCGTGCGCATCGCCGCCGCCAACGTGCTCGGCGTTCGCGACAAGGTGGACAGCACCGGCAACGTGATCACCAACAGCCTCAACCGCGCGCAGCTGTCGGCCGGCGGCGATGAGCCAGGCGCCGACGCGCCGAAGGTGAACAAGCTCAAGCCCCATGTCACCAACCTCAACGCCCAGTTGAGCGATGCCAACGACAAGGCCGAGAAGCGGCGGGGCAAGGCCAAGGCGAACGTGGACAAGGTCGTGAAGAAGGTGCGGGAAGCGGCCGACAAGACGGCCAAGAAGCTCAGCCCGAAGAAGTCGGACTCGGACGACTGAGCCACGAGCAGCACAGCGGGCGACGACTGGGGGGTCGCCGTCCGCTGTGTCGCTCCTCGAGGGTGCGCGCGCGGCCCGCACTTGACAGGTGTCAACCCCGGTGCGACGTGCGTCACAAACGGTGATTAACATAGGCGCTATGACAGCGACGCCAGATGTAGCTCTGACCGGAGAGTTCACAGGTTCCGGCACCATCCACAACCCCGCGACCGGCGCCGTCGCCGGCCAGGTGACCTGGACCGCCGCCACCGACGTGCCGCGTATCGCGGCCGGCCTGCGCGAAGCGCAGAAGGAATGGGAGGCCCGCGGCGCCAAAGGCCGCGCCAAGGTCCTGTCCCGCTACGCGGTGTGGCTGGGGGACCACCGCGAGGAGATCGAGAAGCTCCTGATCGCCGAGACCGGCAAGTCGGCCATGGACGCCGCGCAGGAGGTCCCGCTGCTGATCATGATCCTGTCGTACTACATCAAGGTGGTCGAGAAGGCGATGGCGCCGGATTCCCGTCCGGCCCCGCTGCCCTTCCTGTCCATCAAGAAGATCGCTGTGCATTACCGGCCGCGTCCCGTCATCGGGATCATCGCGCCGTGGAACTACCCCGTGGCCAACGCCATGATGGACGCCATCGGCGCCCTGGCCGCCGGATGCGCGGTGCTGCTCAAGCCCTCCGAGCGCACCCCGCTGACCGCCGAGGTGCTGCTGCGCGGCTGGCTGGATTCCGGTGCCCCCGAGGTGTTCGCGCTGGCGCAGGGTGCGCGTGCGGTGTCCGAGGCCGTCATCGACAACTCTGACTACATCCAGTTCACCGGGTCCAGTGCCACGGGCGCCAAGGTGATGGAGCGCGCGGCCCGCCGCCTCACCCCGGTGAGCCTGGAGCTCGGCGGCAAGGATCCGCTGATCGTGCTGGAAGACGCCGACGTCGAGCTGGCCGCCAATGCCGCGGTGTGGGGCGCGATGTTCAACGCCGGCCAGACCTGTGTGTCCGTCGAGCGGGTCTACGCGCTTGAGCCCGTCTACGACCAGTTCGTGGCGGCCACCGTGCGTGCCGTGGAGAACCTCAAGATGGGCACCGGCGAGGGCTACCACTTCGGCTCTCAGATCGACGAGAGCCAGGTGGCGATCACCGAACGCCACGTCAACGAGGCCGTCGCCGCCGGCGCCAAGGCGCTGACCGGAGGCAAGCGCCCCGAAGGTGGGGGCAGCTTCTTCGAGCCGACCGTGCTTGTCGACGTCGACCACTCGATGGCCTGCATGAGCGAGGAAACCTTCGGGCCGACGCTGCCGATCATGAAGGTCTCCTCGGTCGAGGAGGCCGTCCGGCTGGCCAACGACAGTCCGTACGGGCTGAGCGCATCGGTGTTCTCCAAGGACGTCGAGCGGGCCAAAACGATTGCACTGCAGCTCGATTGCGGCGCGGTCAACATCAATGACGTGATCTCCAACTTGATGTGCACCACCGCCCCGATGGGCGGCTGGAAGACCTCGGGCATCGGCGCGCGCTTCGGCGGGGTCGACGGGGTCCGCAAGTTCTGCAAGCAGGAGACCGTGGTGGTGCCGCGCACCAACGTCGGCGCCGGCGGCAGCTACTACAACAACTCGGAGAAGGCACTGGCCCGGATGAACAAGCTGATGACCAAGCTTGCGCTGTCGCGTCCGCGCCGTAAGTCCAAGTAACGACGTACCGCCCGTTCACTCCGGCGACACCTTCGTGTTCGCCGGAGTGGATACCGTCGTCCGGTGACTCTGGACATCACCGGCTACGCGGTCCGTGACGACGACGATGACGACCCCGTGCTGCTGCTGGAACCCAGCGGCGAGGTCATCGACACCTGGCGGGAGAACTACCCGTACTCCGACCGCATGTCGCGCCAGGAGTACGAGGAGCAGAAGCGGCTGCTGCAGATCGAACTGCTGAAGCTGCAGAAGTGGAGCCAGGGCAACGGGCTGCGGCATGTCATCGTCTTCGAGGGACGTGACGCGGCCGGTAAAGGCGGCACCATCAAGCGGTTCACGGAGCACCTGAACCCCCGCGGGGCCCGCGTCGTCGCGCTGGAGAAACCCACCGAAAAAGAACGCACCCAGTGGTATTTCCAGCGCTACGTACAGCACCTGCCTGCCGCCGGTGAGATCGTCCTGTTCGACCGCTCCTGGTACAACCGCGCCGGGGTGGAGCGGGTGATGGGCTACTGCTCGCCCAAGCAGCATGCCGAGTTCATCCGGCAGGCCCCGTTGTTCGAGCAGATGCTGGTCAACGACGGCATCAGCCTCACCAAGCTGTGGTTCTCCGTCACGCAATCCGAGCAGCGCACCCGGTTCACCATCCGCCAGGTCGACCCGGTGCGCCAGTGGAAACTCTCACCCACCGACCTCGCGTCGCTGGACAAATGGGAGGACTACACCGCGGCCAAGGAAGACATGTTCGCCTGGACCGACACCGAAATGGCGCCCTGGACCGTGGTCAAGAGCAATGACAAGAAACGCGCCCGCATCAACGCCATGCGCTACGTGCTCGGTAAGTTCGACTACGACAACAAGGATTTTGAGGTGGTCGGCCACGCCGATCCACTGATCGTGGGGCGTGCCCTGTCGGACTGAACAGTCTGGCCGCCGCCCGGGAACTAGGAGGACGGCGTGCGCTTCGTCATGACGCTGTTCCTGTGGGTGCTGACGACGGTCCTGCTCGCCGCCGCGGTGCCGTCCGCGTGGGTGCAGAAGAACATCATCGACCAGCAGGGCTACTCGTCCTTCGCCGCGGGTGCGGCTGCCGACCCGCAGTTGCAGCAGGCGGTCGCCGGTGAGCTCACCACCCAGGTGCAGTCCCTGGCGGCGCAGAACGGGGGCCAGGTCGACGCGCGGCGGATCCGCGCTGTGGCAGGTGCCTACACCGCAGGGCCCGACTTTCCCGGGCAGTTCGCGCTGGCCAATCAACTTGCGCACACCTGGCTGTTCACCGACCGGTTGTCGCGGAACGAGAACGGCAGTTGGGTGATCGATGTGGCCCCGATGCTCTCGGATGCCTCATTCCACGAAACCCTGTCCGGTTTCGGTATCGAAGTGCCGCAAACACTTACGGTCCCCATCGCCTCGTCGGCGCCGGACAGTTTGCGCCCAGGGATCCTGCGGCCGCTGGCTGTGTGGGGCCCGTGGGTCAGCGTCGGCGTGACGGTGTTGGCCGGCATCTTCGCCCTGCTGACTCTGGCCGCCGCCCGCGCTCGCGGTAAAACCCTTGCTGCACTGGGTATCTCCGCTCTGCTGGTGGGTGCGGCTGGTTGGGCCGGGCTGGAGGCGGGCCGACGCTACCTCAACGAGGCCCTCAACCACACCAGCGGCGACATCCGCCAGATTGCCGACGCCATGGTCGGCCATGCGATCAGCAGCCTGCACCAATGGCTCAACCTCGCCCTGGCCGCCGGCGGGGGACTGGTGGTGTTTGGCATCATCGTGGCGCTGCTGGGCGGGCTGCGGCGTCGGCCGAATTGACTGTTGGCCGCGCCGGTTTCTACCCCGCGGTCGTTCCCGGGCGCTCGTGAGGACCGTGGTGTAGAAACGGCGGCCGAAACCTGCCAACTTTCCGCTAGGCGCGGTCTCCGAGCGTCTGCCACAGGAACTCGTAGGTCAGCGCTGCCTTGAACGCGGACTGCTTGTTGTCCGCGGCGCCACCGTGGCCACCTTCGATGTTCTCGTAGTACAGCACCCGGTGTCCGGCCGCCGCCAGCGCGGCCGTCATCTTCCTGGCGTGACCGGGATGCACCCGGTCGTCGCGGGTCGACGTGGTGATCAGGATCGGCGGGTACGTCGCCGAGGTCGAAATATTCTGGTACGGCGAGTATTTCGACATGAATTCCCAATCCGCCGGATCGTCGGGATTGCCATACTCGGCCACCCACGATGCACCCGCCAACAACAGGTGGAAGCGCTTCATGTCCAGTAGCGGGACACTGCACACCAACGCCCCGAACAACTCGGGGTAATGGGTCAGAATGACGCCCATCAACAGCCCGCCGTTGCTGCCGCCGGAAGCGCCGAGTTGCTCGACCGTGGTGATGCCGCGGCGCACCAGATCGGCTGCTACCGCGGCGAAATCCTCGTACACCACATGGCGGTTCTCTCGCATGGCCTGCTTGTGCCAGACCGGACCGTACTCGCCGCCACCGCGGATGTTGGCCTGCACGTAGGTGCCGCCGCGTTCCAGCCAGGCACGCCCGGCGCCACCGATGTAGCCCGGCGTCAACGAATTCTGGAATCCGCCGTAGCCGTAGAGATGAGTCGGGCTCGGTTCGTCGCGGCGTCCGACCACGAAGTACGGGACCTTCGTGCCGTCCTTGGAGGTCGCGAAGTACTGTTCCACGCCGATGCCGGTCGCGTCATAGAACGCCGGCGCGGACTTGACCTGAACCAGCGGGCCGCCGGCGGTGCCGTACAGCAGCCGCGACGGGGTGGTGAATCCGCTTGAGTTGTAGAAGACCTCGTCACCTAGGTAATCGATGTCGACAACGATGGTGTCCGCGGCCGGCGGGATGTCCGGAGCGTCCCTGCGTTCCCACGTCCCGGGCGTGACGACCTCGACGTGGCTGGCGACATCGCGCAGCGTGATGAGGATCAGCTTCTCTTTGGTCCACTGCACACTGGACAGGCAGCTGTGCTCGTCCGGCTCGTAGATCATCGTGAGATCGGCGGTGCCGGAAAGGAAATCGTCGAACTTGGCACCCAGCAGCGCACCGGCCGGGTAGGTGACGCCGCCCACCTGCCAGTCGGTGCGCAACGAGATCAGCAACCACTCCCGGTGCAGCGACAGCGACGAGTCGGTCGGCACCTTGATCTCGATGAGCTCGCCGTCGCGCACCTCGTAGCGGATGCGGTGGTAGAAGTCGGTGTAACGACCCAGCCGGGTGTGCTCGAAGCCCGGGGTCCGGTCGATCGAGGCGATCACCCGGACATCGGTCGGCTCGGCCTCGTACACCGTCTCGGCCTCGGTCAACAGCTGGCCACGGCGCCAGCGCTTGGCGATCCGCGGATAACCCGATTCGGTCATCGAGCCCTCGCCGAAGTCGGTGCACACCAGCAGGGTGTCCTCGTCCTCCCAGGACACCGAGGACTTGGCCTCGGCCAGCTCGAACCCGCCGGAAACGAATTCCCTTGTTCGCATATCGAACTCACGCACCACGGTGGCGTCTGCGCCGCCTCGGGACAGGCTGATCATGGCCAATGTGTGATCCGGCTCGATCACCTCGGGTCCGGCCCACACCCAGTTCTCGTCCTCGGCCCGGGCCAGCTCATCCAGATCGAGGATCACGTCCCAGTCGGGTTCATTGGTGCGGTAGCTCTCCAGCGTGGTGCGCCGCCACAGGCCGCGCGGGTTCGCCTCGTCGCGCCAGAAGTTGTACAGATACTCGCCACGGCGGCCCGGATACGGGATACGCGCGTCGGTGTCGAGGATCTCCAACACGTCGGAGCGCATCGTCTCGAAACGCTCACCGCTCAACTGGGCGATCGTCGGCTCGTTGTGCGCCCGCACCCACGCCAACGCGTCGTCGCCGGTGATGTCCTCAAGCCAGAGATAAGGGTCCGCTGCCACCCGTCCATTGTGACTGCGCGCGTACTGTGAGCTGAACAACACCACTGCCCGGTGGAAGCGAGGACGTGATGAATCGAGCACCGGCGCGGGCCCTGATCACCGCGGCCGCCGCCGATCTGCTGGCGCGACTTCAGGGGCGCCACGGCGCGTTGATGTTCCACCAGTCCGGCGGATGCTGCGACGGCTCGTCGCCGATGTGTTACCCCGACGGCGAGTTCATCGTCGGGGACCGCGACATCGTGCTGGCGGTGCTGGATGTGGGCAGCGGCGTGCCGGTATGGATCTCCGGCCCGCAGTTCGAGGCGTGGAAGCACACCCAGCTGGTGATCGACGTCGTCCCCGGCCGAGGCGGCGGGTTCAGCCTGGAAGCGCCCGAGGGCATGCGGTTCCTGTCCCGTGGCCGGGCCTTCACCGACGAGGAGAACGCGCTGCTGGCCGCGCAGTCCCCGGTGACGGGCGCGCAGTACAGCGCCGGCGCCCGTCCACCCGACAACGGCAGCCACCTCGTCGACGAAGCCGCCGACGCCTGCCCGGTACCCGGAGGACGCGCCGCACAGATGTAGCGGGTCGTACGGGTCGCGGCGTTATCGTCGAAGAGTGATTCCGCTGCCACGGGCGTGGCTGCTGACCGGTGCAATGTCGGTCGGCGTAGCGGTCGGGCTGCTGGCAGGGATCGCCACGACATTGCTGGTGACAGTCCCCGTCCGGCCCGATGTGGTGATCGCCCTGGTCCTCGGAGTGCCCGGTGTCCTCGGGACGCTCCTGGTCGTCCTCTCGGGGCGGCGCTGGGTTACCACGCTCGGGGCCTTCGCCCTGGCCATCGCGCCCGGCTGGTTCGGGGCGCTGGCGATCATCCAGGTGGCATCCCATGGCTGAGGACGTCGACACCTCCACCGCGGACTTCGCCCCACTGTTCGACACCGGCGAAAATGAGCTCGTTACCGACGAGTCGTCGGCCGGCCTGACGCCCGCGGAAGACATGACGCCGGACCAGGCGGGATCCGACGACGCACCGTCGGCGCCGCTGCCCGCGCCGGCCCCGTCCGTTGTGGTCGAGGGGTCCTATCTGTCGGTGAAGTGGTGGACGTTGGTGAGCCTGCTGGCCGGGGTGTGGTTCGTCTCCGCCGCCGCAGGCGCGGGCCTGTACTACTACTGGTATCAGTCGGTTGACAAGACCTGGCCGGTGTTCGTCGCGCTCGCCTATGTCGTCGCCACCACGGTCGGTGCTGTGCTGGCATCGACGGCGCAGCGGAAACCGGTGGTATCGGCCCTGGCTATCGCGCTGATGTCGGCGCCCCTGGCGGCGATGGCCGCTGCGGCGGTTTTCTACGGCGCCTACGTGTTCGGCTGGATCGCCCGGTAGGACCATAGCGCCGCCCACTAGGGTGGGGTCGTGACCCACTTTGACGTCGTCGTTCTCGGAGCTGGTCCCGGTGGATACGTCGCGGCCATCCGTGCCGCCCAACTGGGGCTGAACACCGCAATTGTCGAGCCCAAGTACTGGGGCGGCGTGTGCCTCAATGTCGGGTGTATCCCGTCCAAGGCCTTGCTGCGCAACGCGGAACTGGCACACATCTTCAATAAGGAAGCCAAGACCTTCGGCATCAGCGGGGAGGCCACCTTCGATTACGGTGCCGCTTTCGACCGCAGCCGCAAGGTCGCCGATGGCCGCGTCGCCGGCGTGCACTTCCTGATGAAGAAGAACAAGATCACCGAGGTCCACGGCTACGGCACCTTCACCGGGCCCAAGTCGATGTCGGTGAAGCTCAACGAGGGCGGCACCGAAGAGCTCACGTTCGACAACGCGATCATCGCGACCGGCTCGTCGACCCGACTGGTGCCCGGTACCTCGTTGTCCGACAACGTCGTCACCTACGAAACCCAGATCCTCTCGCGCGAGCTGCCGGGGTCGATCATCATCGCCGGCGCCGGTGCCATCGGCATGGAATTCGCCTACGTGCTCAAGAACTACGGCGTCGACGTCACCATCGTCGAGTTCCTGCCGCGCGCGCTGCCCAACGAGGATGCCGAGGTCTCCAAGGAGATCGAGAAGCAGTACAAGAAGCTGGGCGTGAAGATCCTCACCGGCACCAAGGTCGAGGGCATCTCAGATGATGGGTCGACGGTCAAGGTCACCGTCAGCAAGGACGGCAAGACCGAGGAGCTCAAGGCCGACAAGGTGCTGCAGGCCATCGGCTTCGCCCCCAACGTCGAAGGCTTCGGCCTGGAGGCGGCTGGGGTGGCGCTGACCGACCGCAAGGCCATCGGCATCGACGACTACATGCGCACCAATGTGGCGAACATCTACTCGATCGGCGATGTCACCGGCAAGCTGCAGCTGGCCCACGTTGCCGAGGCACAGGGTGTGGTGGCCGCTGAAACCATCGCCGGCGCAGAGACTCTGGCGCTGGGCGACTACCGGATGATGCCGCGCGCCACGTTCTGCCAGCCGCAGGTGGCCAGCTTCGGGCTCACCGAGGAGCAGGCCAAGGCGGAGGGGTACGACGTCGTCGTCGCCAAGTTCCCGTTCACCGCCAACGGCAAGGCGCACGGTTTGGCCGACCCGACCGGTTTCGTGAAGCTGATCGCCGACAAGAAGCACCTCGAGCTGATCGGCGGACACCTGATCGGGCCTGACGTCTCCGAACTGCTGCCGGAGCTGACCCTGGCGCAGAAGTGGGACCTGACCGCCAACGAGCTGGCCCGCAACGTGCACACCCACCCGACCCTGTCGGAGGCGCTGCAGGAGTGCTTCCACGGGCTGACCGGCCACATGATCAACTTTTGAGAAACGAAATCGTCGCCGGCATAGCCGGTTTGGTGGTCGGCCACATTGTGTGGCTGGCCGCCATCACATTGGCGACCGAGGGCTCCAGCGTCAACGTCTGGGTGCTGTTGGTCGCGGCCCTGTCCTTCATCGGCGGGGCCGCGGGGATCTACTTCGGCCGGCGTAAGTACGAGCAGAAATCCCACACGTGGGCGGCGTTCCTGTGGACCCTGCCGGTGTCCCCGGTGCTGTTCTCGCTGGTGCTGCTCGGGGTGACCTACCTGTAGGCGTGCAGCCCTGCGATTTGGGTGCGCCGGTTTCTACACCTCGCTGTTGCTTGCGACTTTGCACAACCCAGAGGTGGAAAACGGTGACGGCCCGGCCCGGGGTTGGGCCGCCGCTCAGTCCGGGAAGTCCAGCGGGATCCGCAGCGTCGTCATCGTGGCAGCCAGACCATCGTATTGGCTTGCCAGCATGCAGAATTCGATGATTTGCTGCTTGGTGAGCAGGGTGGACAGCGCCGCCCAGGTTTCCGCCGAGACGGACCGGGTGACGATGAACTCGTCGGTCGCGGTGATCAACACCCGCTGCCGGTCGGTGAGTCCCTCGGCATCGGGACCCTCGAAGATCCTGGCCTGGGTATCGGCGTCGACGCCGCGGCTACGGGCCAGCCGGCGGTGCTGCTGCAGTTCGTATTCACAA from Mycobacterium sp. DL440 includes the following:
- a CDS encoding aldehyde dehydrogenase family protein, with translation MTATPDVALTGEFTGSGTIHNPATGAVAGQVTWTAATDVPRIAAGLREAQKEWEARGAKGRAKVLSRYAVWLGDHREEIEKLLIAETGKSAMDAAQEVPLLIMILSYYIKVVEKAMAPDSRPAPLPFLSIKKIAVHYRPRPVIGIIAPWNYPVANAMMDAIGALAAGCAVLLKPSERTPLTAEVLLRGWLDSGAPEVFALAQGARAVSEAVIDNSDYIQFTGSSATGAKVMERAARRLTPVSLELGGKDPLIVLEDADVELAANAAVWGAMFNAGQTCVSVERVYALEPVYDQFVAATVRAVENLKMGTGEGYHFGSQIDESQVAITERHVNEAVAAGAKALTGGKRPEGGGSFFEPTVLVDVDHSMACMSEETFGPTLPIMKVSSVEEAVRLANDSPYGLSASVFSKDVERAKTIALQLDCGAVNINDVISNLMCTTAPMGGWKTSGIGARFGGVDGVRKFCKQETVVVPRTNVGAGGSYYNNSEKALARMNKLMTKLALSRPRRKSK
- the ppk2 gene encoding polyphosphate kinase 2, producing the protein MTLDITGYAVRDDDDDDPVLLLEPSGEVIDTWRENYPYSDRMSRQEYEEQKRLLQIELLKLQKWSQGNGLRHVIVFEGRDAAGKGGTIKRFTEHLNPRGARVVALEKPTEKERTQWYFQRYVQHLPAAGEIVLFDRSWYNRAGVERVMGYCSPKQHAEFIRQAPLFEQMLVNDGISLTKLWFSVTQSEQRTRFTIRQVDPVRQWKLSPTDLASLDKWEDYTAAKEDMFAWTDTEMAPWTVVKSNDKKRARINAMRYVLGKFDYDNKDFEVVGHADPLIVGRALSD
- a CDS encoding prolyl oligopeptidase family protein, with the translated sequence MAADPYLWLEDITGDDALAWVRAHNEPTIAQLSGERFETMRSDVLEILDTDARIPYPGRRGEYLYNFWRDEANPRGLWRRTTLESYRTNEPDWDVILDLDELARAEDENWVWAGPEVIEPDHTLAMISLSRGGADATVVREFDMRTREFVSGGFELAEAKSSVSWEDEDTLLVCTDFGEGSMTESGYPRIAKRWRRGQLLTEAETVYEAEPTDVRVIASIDRTPGFEHTRLGRYTDFYHRIRYEVRDGELIEIKVPTDSSLSLHREWLLISLRTDWQVGGVTYPAGALLGAKFDDFLSGTADLTMIYEPDEHSCLSSVQWTKEKLILITLRDVASHVEVVTPGTWERRDAPDIPPAADTIVVDIDYLGDEVFYNSSGFTTPSRLLYGTAGGPLVQVKSAPAFYDATGIGVEQYFATSKDGTKVPYFVVGRRDEPSPTHLYGYGGFQNSLTPGYIGGAGRAWLERGGTYVQANIRGGGEYGPVWHKQAMRENRHVVYEDFAAVAADLVRRGITTVEQLGASGGSNGGLLMGVILTHYPELFGALVCSVPLLDMKRFHLLLAGASWVAEYGNPDDPADWEFMSKYSPYQNISTSATYPPILITTSTRDDRVHPGHARKMTAALAAAGHRVLYYENIEGGHGGAADNKQSAFKAALTYEFLWQTLGDRA
- a CDS encoding DUF779 domain-containing protein; protein product: MNRAPARALITAAAADLLARLQGRHGALMFHQSGGCCDGSSPMCYPDGEFIVGDRDIVLAVLDVGSGVPVWISGPQFEAWKHTQLVIDVVPGRGGGFSLEAPEGMRFLSRGRAFTDEENALLAAQSPVTGAQYSAGARPPDNGSHLVDEAADACPVPGGRAAQM
- a CDS encoding putative holin, which gives rise to MIPLPRAWLLTGAMSVGVAVGLLAGIATTLLVTVPVRPDVVIALVLGVPGVLGTLLVVLSGRRWVTTLGAFALAIAPGWFGALAIIQVASHG
- the lpdA gene encoding dihydrolipoyl dehydrogenase, whose product is MTHFDVVVLGAGPGGYVAAIRAAQLGLNTAIVEPKYWGGVCLNVGCIPSKALLRNAELAHIFNKEAKTFGISGEATFDYGAAFDRSRKVADGRVAGVHFLMKKNKITEVHGYGTFTGPKSMSVKLNEGGTEELTFDNAIIATGSSTRLVPGTSLSDNVVTYETQILSRELPGSIIIAGAGAIGMEFAYVLKNYGVDVTIVEFLPRALPNEDAEVSKEIEKQYKKLGVKILTGTKVEGISDDGSTVKVTVSKDGKTEELKADKVLQAIGFAPNVEGFGLEAAGVALTDRKAIGIDDYMRTNVANIYSIGDVTGKLQLAHVAEAQGVVAAETIAGAETLALGDYRMMPRATFCQPQVASFGLTEEQAKAEGYDVVVAKFPFTANGKAHGLADPTGFVKLIADKKHLELIGGHLIGPDVSELLPELTLAQKWDLTANELARNVHTHPTLSEALQECFHGLTGHMINF
- a CDS encoding carboxymuconolactone decarboxylase family protein, producing the protein MSALEPARIAPGGFRELGPVNWAIAKLGARAIRAPRFTLMNVLGQHKLLFLAWLPYSGLLLGPLGKLPRQDAELVILRVGHLRDCEYELQQHRRLARSRGVDADTQARIFEGPDAEGLTDRQRVLITATDEFIVTRSVSAETWAALSTLLTKQQIIEFCMLASQYDGLAATMTTLRIPLDFPD